The genomic DNA TGGGGTCGTCTGCTGCGTGCGCTGAAACCGCTGGGCTGGCTGTCGGTCGGCATGCTCTTGGTGTCCGCCACGTACGGTGCGGTCGTCGGGCTGGTCGGCACCCGCATGCCGCAGTTCTCGACCGCCCAGAACGTCGCCGGAAGCCTTTCGCCGCGCAGTATCCAGTCGATGGTCGTTTTCGGAGTGATCGGGCTGGCGATGCTCTACCTGGGCCTCGCGGCGCTCGGCATCGTGCCCGACCCCTTCGCACGGCTCGCCGCGCGCTTCCCGAACGCCCCGATGGTCTTCATGGGTGCGCTGATCGGCGGATTCCTGATCGGGCGGCCCTTCCCCCTGTTCCGGCAGATGTTCCGCGATGCGGCTGACAGCGGCAACCCGCTCTACGGTGCGGTCGCCTTCAGCCTGCAGTCGATCGGGAACATCGTCATCATGGCGGTGCTGTTCCTCGTCCTGACCCTCGTCGCAGGTGACCGGCTGCGGCGGTGGCTGGCCGCGAAGCCGAGCCGGATCGCGGTCCTGACGGCCTCGGCCCTCATCGTCGCGGGCGCTTTCACCTTCCTCTACTGGGACGTACGGCTGCTCGCCGGCCGGGGGATCATCCCGTGGTACCCGATCGTGGACTGGTTCCCGGCGTAGGGCACCGGAGAAGCCCGAGCCCGTTCATCCTCGGCGGATTCCCGGGGCCGTCGCAGCATGACCGTCAGCCGCCGGCGGCCAGAAGCCAGACGCTCGACTGGGATATCCCAGTCGAGCGTTCTGCGTGGTCCGCTGTCCGGGTCGGCCGCGACGGCGTCCCGGTGCTCGCCGGTGCTCGCCGAGGTGGTGCCCTTGTATTACTACGCGGGGGAGGGGGCGCACGTGCACACCATGGCTGCGCGCTCGGACTTCCGGGGACGGCGGTGCAGGATCATCGCCACCACCATCGGGACGAAAACGATCGCGTTGTAGAACAGGTGCAGCTCCATGCGCGGGAAGACGAGCTGCAGAACGCTGGTCACCGCCGGGCGGCCGAGGAGGTGGTTACCCGTGACCGCCTGCAGGAGCAGCAGCAGGTGCTCGCAGTGGTGCCAGATCTGGATGCCCAGTGAGATGTTCCACCAGGTACGGGCCCGGCCGGTGAAGCCCTTGCGGAGCGCGACAAGCGCGACGAGCATAATCAGGGCGTAGCCGTAGTGCAGCCACTCGGACGTCACCAGCCAGGGGAAGAACAGCCCGAGCACGCCGCGTGCCTCGGGGAGCGGCCAGCCGAGCGCGTAGACCTGGATGGCCTGCACGACATGCTCGGCCCAGTGGGCCACCACGATCGCCAGGAAAATGTTGAGACCGATTCTGTGGTATTGCCCATTGAGTGATCCGATTTTTTGCGGGTAGTTATTCGCGGCAGCCGCTCCAGCAGCCATTGGAAACCTCCGGGTCGGGATTATTTTGAAATTTCCCCTAGCTGGCAAAATCGGCCTCAACTTAGCAATTCACGTCACCCGGTGGCTTCTTCCAGGTTGCTGTATCTTCTTGCGACGGCACAACCGGAGAAGACATGAGGATCTCCGTACGGGCACGCTTGAGCCGATGACTCCCGCGTATGAGCCCCACTTAGCGAGGTATCTGTAATGCTGGCCGACCAGCAGTCCAGTCAGCCGGAAGCGCTCCGAGAGCTCTCCGAGGGGGAGGAGCGGCCGCAGGCGATGGCCCGGCTGCGCGAGCGGCGTGGCCGGCTTCGCGACGAGATCGCCGCCGGGTCCCGCGACGCGGCGGCCAGGCAGCGGGCCCTCGGCAAACGGACCGCCCGCGAGCGGCTCGACCTCCTGCTGGACGACGGGTCGTTCGTCGAGATCGAGATGTACCGCCGCCATCAGGCCCAGGGCATGAAGCTCGGCGAGAACCGGCCGTACACCGACGGCGTGATCGCGGGCTCCGGCACGATCGACGGTCGCAGGGTCTTCGTGTACGCCCAGGACTTCACGGTGTTCGGCGGCTCGCTGGGCCAGGCGCACGCCGCGAAGATTCACAAGGTGATGGACCTGGCGATCGCCGCCGGGGCTCCCGTCATCGCGCTCAACGACAGCGGGGGAGCGCGGATCCAGGAGGGAGTCATGTCTCTCGACGGGTACGGCGGGATCTTCCGCCGCAACGTTCAGGCCTCCGGTGTCATCCCGCAGATCAGCGTCATTCTCGGGCCGTGCGCCGGAGGAGCGGCCTACTCTCCGGCCCTCGCCGACTTCACCTTCATGGTCCGCGGCACGGCGAGGATGTATCTGACCGGACCCGACGTGGTCGAGGCGGTCAGCGGTCAGCGGGTCAGCCACGAGGATCTCGGGGGCGCCGATGTCCATGGCCGCCGTACCGGAGTGGCGACGCTGGTCTACGACGACGAGGAGAGCTGCCTGGACGACGTGCGCTACCTGGTTTCACTGCTCCCCAGCAACAACCTGGACCCGTCGCCCAGCCTGCCGTCCCGGGGGGCGGCCTCCGACTGCCGTCCCCGGCTCGCCGAGATCGTTCCCGTCGAGTCGAACAAGCCGTACGACATGCGCGCGGTCATCGCCGAGCTGGTCGACGACGGGGAGTTCATCGAGGTGCACGAGGACTGGGCGCAGAACGTCGTCTGCGTCCTCTCCCGTGTCGACGGAGAGGTGGTCGGCGTGGTCGGCAACCAGCCCATGGTGCTCGCGGGTGTGCTCGACGTCGCCGCGTCGCAGAAGGCTGCCCGGTTCGTACGGTTCTGCGATGCTTTTAGCATCCCGATCGTGACGCTGGTCGACGTCCCCGGTTTCCTTCCCGGCACCGACCAGGAGTACGCCGGAATCATCCGGCACGGTGCCAAGCTGCTGTACGCCTACTGCGAGGCGACCGTGCCGCGCATCCAGGTCATCCTCCGCAAAGCGTACGGCGGGGCGTACATCGTCATGGATTCGCGTTCCATCGGCAGCGACCTGTCACTGGCGTGGCCCACCAACGAGATCGCGGTCATGGGCGCGCAGGGCGCGGTGAACGTCCTCTTCCGTAAGGAGTTGGTGGCCGCCGCCGATCCGGAGGGTCTGCGGGCCGAGCTGACCGACGAGTACACCGAGCAGCTCATGCATCCTTACTACGCGGCTGAGCGGGGTCTGGTGGACGACGTGATCGACCCGGCGGAGACCCGGGCCGCGGTCGCGCGCGGACTGGCCATGCTGAGGAACAAGCGGCAGCCGCAGCCGCAACGCAAGCACGGCAACATCCCGCTGTAGTCACCGGCCTGCGGAGACCATGCCGACGCCCTCGACCTCCCGCTGCATCCGGAGCTTCGAGGCCGCCACCGAACGGCGTGCGGCCTCCGGGGTGTCCTCGGCGCTGATCATGAGGCCGGTGAGCTGGGCGTCGAAGCAGCGTTCCGCGTCGTAGGGCTCGATGAGGTATCCGCCGAGTTCCAGGGTGACCAGACCGTGGGTGGCGGTCCACATGCGGTGGGCGACGAGTTCGGCGTCGTCGTCGTGGAAGCGGCCGGTCGTGATGCAGCGGGCGGCACAGTCGATCACCGGGGCGAGGGTGTAACGGCCGTGCTGGCGGTCCTCCTCGGTCAGGGAGAATCCGGCGAGCGAGGCTCCTCCGAACATGACGGCGTACAGGTGGGGATTGGCCAGGGCGTTGCTGCGGTAGGCGCGGCCGAGCAGGGCCATGTCGGCCACCGGGTCGTCGGTCTGCTTCACGAGGTTGAAGTAGTGCTGCATGCGGGCGAAGCCCTCGTGGACGATCTCGCGCACCAGCCCGCTCATCCCCCCGAAGTGGGTGTAGATCGCCATCGTCGAGCTGCCCGCCTCGCCGGCCAGGCGACGTGTGGACAGCGCCTGCGGACCTTCGACGGACAGTAGTCGCGCGGCGATCTCGATCAGCGTCAGGCGGGCTGCGGGGTCCGATCGGCGAGGGCTCATCTTGACAGTGTTGCATAACATCGATATGTTTTGAATCCACAACACTGTTATGGCTCGCTGGCCTCAGCCGAGGAGGCGCTGGACATGGTTCAGGCTCACGCACACCGTCCGGTGACGGAATCCGACGAGTGGCTCCAGGTCGACGGCGCGCTCCCCGCCGACCTCGGCGGATGCTTTCTGCAGTCCTTCACGCACCCGGTGGCGGCGGCCGGTCTTACCGGTGGTGTCTCGGCCGGACCGCACGTCCTCTCCGGCATCCGGATCGGCGAGGGGCGCGCCCGGTGGCATCGCGCGCGAATGAGCGCGCGGCGCGACGCCCTGCTCGGGCCTGTCCCTCCCCTCGCCCCCGCGATGTGGCCGGGGTCCGGCGCGCCCGACAGGCTCGGCCCCGTCAGTGTGGCCTGCCCGGTCCGCGACACCACAGGTGCGTGGCACACGGTCGTCACCTATCCGGGGCTCGACTACGCAGAGCACCTGACGGCCGACTCCGACGGCGACGTGTCGCACGCTTCGCCGTTCCCGCTGCAGGGCGCGCCGCTCATGCAGGCCGTCGCGCTCACCACGCGCTACGTCGTCGTCTTCGACCTCCCTGTCGTGCACCGCCAGGCCGCCGCCCTGATGGGGTCACGTTTCCCGTACGCGTGGCAGGCCGGCAGGCCCGCTCGAATCGGCCTGCTGGCCAGGAACGGCGGGGCGGAACCGCGCTGGTTCGAGGTCGAGCCGTGCTACGTCTCTCACGCGGCCAACGCCTATGAGGAGGACGGCCGGGTCGTCGTGGACGCTGTACGGCACGCACGGGCCTTCGACGGCGCGGCTTCCGGAGCCGAGCCGCCGCACCTGCGCCGCTGGACGTTCGACCTCGCCACCGGGGCGGTAGGTGAGCGGCCGGTGACCGCAGCGGACGGGACGTCACAGGAGTCGGCGCTGGTCGACGAGCGTGTGCGGGGCCGTTCGCACCGCCACGTGTTCGGGTCGTGCGACCGGGCCGCGGGGTCCGCGCTCGTCCGCCACGACCTGCTGACCGGCGCCACCGAGACCTGGGAGTTCGGTGAGGGCGTACGGGTCGACTCGCCTGTGTTCGCGCCCCGAGCGGCTCAGGGTGAAGCGGCATCGGGCGGTGTGGAGGGCGACGGCTGGCTCATGGCCGTCGCACACGATGCCGTCCGTCGGGTGAGTGAGCTGCTGGTGTTCGACGCACTCGACCTCGCCGCCGGGCCGCGGGCCTCGGTGTGCATCCCCGGAGGCTCGCCGGTGGGCTGCCGCGTCACCTGGCTGCCCTCGCTCGCCGGGTAGCGACCGGCATACGGCGACCTGCGACAGGTCGAGACGGTATGCAGCAGGCTCGGAAGGCAGAACGGTCTCCGCCGACGCCGGGCGTGAACGGCCGTCGTCACCTGTGGGAGATGGCCTGATGCCGGTGTCCGTGCTCGGCCAGGTGCCGGGCGTTATCGCGGACCGGGTGCAGTGCGTCGGTGGTGAGCACCGTCGCGGTCGGTCCCCGCCGCCGAACAGTGATCACGGTTCGGATACCTCGCTGCTCTCGGCGTCGATGGCCTGCTGGGCGAGGGCGGCATGGCGGGTGACGGAACAACTACAGCAGTTGCG from Streptosporangium sp. NBC_01756 includes the following:
- a CDS encoding acyl-CoA carboxylase subunit beta produces the protein MARLRERRGRLRDEIAAGSRDAAARQRALGKRTARERLDLLLDDGSFVEIEMYRRHQAQGMKLGENRPYTDGVIAGSGTIDGRRVFVYAQDFTVFGGSLGQAHAAKIHKVMDLAIAAGAPVIALNDSGGARIQEGVMSLDGYGGIFRRNVQASGVIPQISVILGPCAGGAAYSPALADFTFMVRGTARMYLTGPDVVEAVSGQRVSHEDLGGADVHGRRTGVATLVYDDEESCLDDVRYLVSLLPSNNLDPSPSLPSRGAASDCRPRLAEIVPVESNKPYDMRAVIAELVDDGEFIEVHEDWAQNVVCVLSRVDGEVVGVVGNQPMVLAGVLDVAASQKAARFVRFCDAFSIPIVTLVDVPGFLPGTDQEYAGIIRHGAKLLYAYCEATVPRIQVILRKAYGGAYIVMDSRSIGSDLSLAWPTNEIAVMGAQGAVNVLFRKELVAAADPEGLRAELTDEYTEQLMHPYYAAERGLVDDVIDPAETRAAVARGLAMLRNKRQPQPQRKHGNIPL
- a CDS encoding TetR/AcrR family transcriptional regulator, whose amino-acid sequence is MSPRRSDPAARLTLIEIAARLLSVEGPQALSTRRLAGEAGSSTMAIYTHFGGMSGLVREIVHEGFARMQHYFNLVKQTDDPVADMALLGRAYRSNALANPHLYAVMFGGASLAGFSLTEEDRQHGRYTLAPVIDCAARCITTGRFHDDDAELVAHRMWTATHGLVTLELGGYLIEPYDAERCFDAQLTGLMISAEDTPEAARRSVAASKLRMQREVEGVGMVSAGR
- a CDS encoding carotenoid oxygenase family protein; its protein translation is MVQAHAHRPVTESDEWLQVDGALPADLGGCFLQSFTHPVAAAGLTGGVSAGPHVLSGIRIGEGRARWHRARMSARRDALLGPVPPLAPAMWPGSGAPDRLGPVSVACPVRDTTGAWHTVVTYPGLDYAEHLTADSDGDVSHASPFPLQGAPLMQAVALTTRYVVVFDLPVVHRQAAALMGSRFPYAWQAGRPARIGLLARNGGAEPRWFEVEPCYVSHAANAYEEDGRVVVDAVRHARAFDGAASGAEPPHLRRWTFDLATGAVGERPVTAADGTSQESALVDERVRGRSHRHVFGSCDRAAGSALVRHDLLTGATETWEFGEGVRVDSPVFAPRAAQGEAASGGVEGDGWLMAVAHDAVRRVSELLVFDALDLAAGPRASVCIPGGSPVGCRVTWLPSLAG